The following are encoded in a window of Limibacter armeniacum genomic DNA:
- a CDS encoding DUF3127 domain-containing protein: protein MSFETRGKIEVIYPEQQISEKFKKREFVIEIQDGMYPQFIKMQLTQDRCSLIDGFQVGDQINVTFDLKGRPFQKDGKTMYFTNVEAWRVSGADAPSAGSTPGDVPPPPPPVGGDVGGELPF, encoded by the coding sequence ATGTCTTTTGAAACAAGAGGTAAGATAGAGGTAATCTATCCTGAGCAACAGATCTCAGAAAAATTCAAAAAGAGAGAGTTTGTCATCGAAATCCAAGATGGCATGTACCCTCAGTTTATAAAAATGCAGCTTACACAGGACAGATGTTCTTTGATCGACGGTTTCCAAGTTGGTGACCAAATCAATGTTACTTTTGACCTGAAAGGCAGACCGTTCCAAAAAGACGGTAAAACAATGTATTTCACAAACGTGGAAGCTTGGAGAGTTTCTGGAGCTGATGCCCCTTCTGCTGGTTCAACTCCAGGAGATGTACCTCCTCCTCCCCCACCAGTTGGTGGTGATGTTGGTGGTGAATTACCATTCTAA